Part of the Scyliorhinus canicula chromosome 13, sScyCan1.1, whole genome shotgun sequence genome, ttttgctcacctccTTTGGGTCACCACAAATTATTAGATACTTTCATCCCAGCCCACCTCAGACCTATTTAAGATGATTTGAAGCTCACTCCCAGTGATACGGAGAGGACACCTCCAAACTGAGGCACAATGAAAGATGAGTTTGGAATTTGGGAGCTGGGAGTTTGAaacggggtgggaggaggtgctttttacccCTTGATTTGTTCATCTCAAGTGAGTAgccttgccctgctgcaggtgactacaagagagagagctgattggttagCAGCAGGTAAGGAAGGCAAGTCCTTAACTTCCAACGCTTATAATACTTCCTTGGTTTCCTATCTGTAAGGGTAGTACAAGGAAAGAAGGGGGATAGAGAACTGCATTTAATCTAATATAAAGTACTCTTCgaggtttaatttaatttaaagagGTTaaccatggcaggagagctcaaagtcttggtctgctcctcttgctccatgcgGCAAGTCGAGGACAGTTCCGGTTCTCCTAGTCAGCGGGAAGTAGTTCCAGATACAACTACCGGAAGCTGGAGTTTCAGATTTGGAGCGTCAGCTGAGGAcactcactgtggagcatccgcgaggcaGAGTACCGTGGATAGCAGaaatagagaggtggtcacactgcaggcaggaagggaatgagaGATAGGCAGGAAGTGAAGGCATCTCCTGTGGCAAAACAGATAGacagctttggatactgttgaggggaatggcctctcagggaaaATCAGCAGCAGCCAAATTAATTGCAGCATTGTTGGTTTTGCTGCAGGGGGGAGAGGTggtaagtgtgacagtgcaaaagttataggggattcaattgtaaggggaatagacaggcgtttctgtggccgcaaacgagactccaggatggtatgttgcctccctggtgctagggtcaaggatgtctcggagcagttacaggacatgctggagggggagggtgaacagccagtggtcatggtacacatcggtacaaacgacataggttacGAAAGGGATGAGGtcttaaaagcagaatacagggagctaggaaggaagttaataAATCGGACCTCcaaagtagtgatctcaggattactaccagtgccatgtgctagtcagagcagaaatgacaggatatatcgaataaatacgtggctgaagagatgatgtgagggggagggtttcatattctaggggcattggaaccggttctgggggatgtGGATGAATTACAGGATTGGGACTGATGTCCTCGGGAGAGTGTTTGCTAGAGTggttgaggagggtttaaactaatatgccatggggatgggaacctatgtaaggagtTAGAGAAGGAGGGAGAAAGGACAAAAAACGAAAGGTAAACAGATGAATAATAAAAGtcataggcagagaaaccaaggacaaaattcaaataaGGCTGTAGcgcaaaaatattgggagcaagacaatgttaaaaagacaaacttaaaggcgtTGTGCCTTAAtacacggagcatttgcaataaagtggatatcCTAATCACACAGATAGATTTAAAGGGTACGATATAATTGGAGATATGGcttcagggtgaccagggattgcAATGtcccaggggtattcagtatttaggaaggacaggcaaaaaggaaaaggcggtggagcagcattgctggttaaagagaagATGGATACAATAgtcagaaaggatattagctctgacaatgtggagtctgtatgggtagagttgagaaataccaagggcaaaaaaacattagtgggtgtcatatatagagcCCCAAActacagtggtgatgttgggaatggtataaaacaggaaattagagatgcgtgTGATAAGAGACTATCTGTGATCATGGGTAATTTTAATGTGCACATAGATTGTGCAAATAAAATTAGCCACAGTAATGTAGacgaggaattcctggagtgcatacaggatggttttcttgactgctatgtggaggaaccaactggagtgcaggccatcttagactgggtactatgtaatgagaagggaaccAATACcaatctagttgtgtgagaccctttggggatgagcgatcataatatgaaataatttttttgcaagatggagagtgaagtagttgattcagaaatgagggtgctgaatcttaataaaggaaactatgaagatatgaggagtGAGTTGGcagtgatagattggggagagttacttcaaGGGTGACAGTGGataagcaatggcaaacattcaaagaatgcatggaggaactgcaacaactgtttattggtcagtattgttgcttcacagcaccagggtcccgggtttgattcccgcttggatcactgtcagttctccccatgtctgtgtgagtttcctccaggtgctctgatttcctcccacaagtcctgaaagacgagcttgttaggtgaattggacattttgaattctccctttgtgtacctgaacaggtgccggagtgtggcgactaggggcttttcacagttacttcattgcagtgttaatggaagccaacttgtgacaataataataaatattaagaTTATTAAGAAGATTATTAAGACGAAAGAAAAATGCATCTCAGTCTATGTTACTATGGGACAATTGTGGACTCAACATCAGGCAGATTAGAATTCAACTTCTCTCCAACGTTTCTCCACAAACTGCCTCTCTAATGCTTTCAAAATGCCTCTGCATTCCTCGGCTCCATCCAGAAATGACCTAATTTCCCCAAGTTGAAAACGAATTATCTGTGCAGGCTGCAAAGCTAGTTAACTCTCCAGGGACTTCCCCTGTCAAACCATAGTCTATTAGCCCAGACAAAAACACATTCCAGTGTCAATTTCATCTTCTGGCTGCTTAAAACACCCAGGAAAACACACTGCAAAACGGAATTATCTTTTAAAATGGCCATTGCATTCAAACACGctccaaccaggggctggtttagctcactgagctaaatcactggcttttaaagcagaccaagtaggccagcagcatggttcgattcccgtaccagcctccccggacaggcaccggaatatggcgactaggggcttttcacagtaacttcattgaagcctactggtgacaataagcgattttcatttcacctctggctttaaacccttaaattgcccaatgaTTAAAAGCCTTAAAGTCTTCCAGTCattacacttctccacattaaacattGTCatttatctgcccactccaccaacctgtctTTTGAAGTACTACATTGTCCTCTTTACAATGTATATTTATTACAGGTTTTGTGAAAACTTTTCTGCAGAGCAGACTTTGAAATTATCCGCTACACACCAAGATTTTGATCATTAACAAACATGAAAAAAATCAAGAATGCATGGGGAACTccattacaaaccttcctccagcccccaaaATATCCATTAACATTTAATCTCTGCTTCATATTATTCAGCCAGTTTTGTATCGAGGTTGCTCCTGTTCCATCTATCCCATCAGCTATGACTTTaatcagtgttggactggggtgagcacagtaagaagtctgacaacaccaggttaaagtccaacaggcttgtttcgaatcactagatttcagagcacagctccttcctcaggtgaatgaagagatgggttccagaaacacatatatagacaaagtcaaagatgcaagaggatactttgaatgcgagtctttgcagttaATTAAGTCATTACAGGTCGAGACAGAGCGACTGCAGAAAGGGATAACCACAGGAtaaagaggtgcgaattgtctcaagccaggcttATTAGGCATgtagggaatgtggcgactaggggcttttcacagtaacttcattgcagttttaatataagcctatttgtgacaataaaggttatttattttatttcttttatttttaaagacaggtgcaaagtattcatttaatgccTCTTATTGCAAGGAGGAGAGTTGTATGGCTGTGGGGCGCCTGGTTGGGGAAAGGAAATGGTCCCTCTAATGGTCAGGGAGGGTAACATGATGACAGCGGGGGGCGGAGTCAAGGGGAGCGGCAACTGCGACTGCGCAGCGGGTTGTCTCCACCGCGTCCTCCTCACACCTATATAAAGCGCCGCCGCGGTGGCTCAGGCTCATTGTTGCGACGACCTGGCCGCTGGTGATGGCTGAGGCTGCTATCGTTGATCAAGTGGACCTGCTCACGGCGACACCGCCGCTGCCAGTTACCGATGGCGGCACCTCCAGCCCCCCTCTCGCACCCTGCTCCGCCCCTGAGTCCTCCGCCCCTGAGTCCTCCGACCCAGCGCCCCGGCTTCTCCCCACACCACCCGTTGCCGCCAAGAAGAGCGCCTGTTGCCCGCAGAAAGAGGCCGCCGTCGCCACGGTGGCCGAGCACATCCTGGAGGCGGTGGCCGCCACTAAGGAGCGCCAGGCGCCGCGGGCAACTTGGGCCGCCAGGCGGAAAACCGTCTCGGCCGCCGGCTACGAGCTGGACGGCGGCCGGCCCAACAACGGCCGCTACTCGGCCGTGAGGGCGGCAGCGTCGTCCGCTCTGCAGCAGAGCCCGAAGAGGGGACGGCCCAGCATGCTTTCCCAGAAGCGGGCCAGGCGAGCGCTTCAAAATTTGAAGGGGCCGAAAACCCTCAAAACGTCTTCGTTCAAGGCGAGGAAAAAAGTCCCCAAGCGGCCGCTGGCATCCAGGCCCTTTGGCCGTAAGCTGGTGGCGGGGAAGAGGAGGTAGAGAGGCACCGGGAGCGGAGAAAACTTAACAGAATCAAGCAAAACTAAAAAAAAGGCTCTCTTCAGAACCACTTGCATTTCCACAAAGAATTAGCTGAAAGACGTCGAATGGAGCGGAATTGTGTCAAATGAATGTAGTTATTTATTAACATTCCGTGACCAGTTTTTACTTAGGAAAGATGAACGTGTGTGTAATGTCCGAAGGTTTACTTTTAAATGGGTCACTAATAAAATGTAGGCTGATGCTCCTTACTTTGGCTGCAGATCTTGtgcttattttgtttttttaagggGGGGGGCAACATAAATAACAGGAAAAATTCTTCGAAGAAGCACCTCTTACACAAAGTTTAATTTAACGCAGAACGTTTGGATTGGATGTTCATTATCACGTGTAtcaaaatacagtgaaaagtatttttctgcaagcagctgaacagttaagttcatgaaaagaaaaaatacataatagggcgaaataaggtacacaatataattgcagaaacaccagcatcgagtgaagcatacaggggtgtagtgtctaAATCAAGTCAGGCCATAAGTGGGTCCTGGTAAAGAAGCAATAAAAGAAACCCTGCTGCCATTCAGTTTTGTACTACAGACGGCTGATGAGCATTTCCAGCAAATTTCTGATACAATTAATGACTTGCACACACGTAAGATTTTTTAAGAATTGATGATGCACACAGGGGCGAGAGATTAGGCTTTAAATTCTAAAATGGACCTCTCTCCCTCCGGGTCTCCTGCACCATCAGAATTTCTCCGTTTTCTGCTCCGACCAAAAGATGCAACAAGACCAAAAGACCTTCACCGCACGTGCCGCCGGGGCCGACCGGAAGTGCTCTTCTGATTGGTCCAATCTGCCGCGCGAGGAAGTGGGAAGCGGAATCCCGGCCAATAGGAAAGCCTCTCCTCCCAATCCCTTATTAGCATACGGTCCCTATATATAGGAGAGCGGGGGAGAGCGGCTGTTCAGTCAGTCTGTTCGAGTGGAGCAGGAATGCCGGAGGTGGTGAAGGGCGGGGTCTCCCGCAAGGCGTCCAAGCAGTCCCTGAGCAAAGTTACCAAGAAGCCGCCCAAGCGGCGAAGGAAAGCCCGCAAGCAGAGCTACTCCATCTACGTGTACCGGGTGCTGACCCAGGTCCACCCGTCCACCCGGATCTCCTCCAAGGCCATGAGCGTCATGAACTCCTTCGTGATCGACATCTTCGAGCGCATCGCCTCCGAAGCCTCGCATCTTATCCACTACAACAAGCGGCACACTATCTCCTCCCGGGAGATCCAGAGCGCCGTCCGCCTCATGCTGCCCGGCGAGCTGGCCAAGCACGCCGTCTCCGAGGGCACCAAGGCGGTCACCAAGTACACCAACTCCGTCTAGCTCGACCGTAACGCCAGAGAAACAAATTACACaacggctcttttaagagccacgAACAAGGACAGGAAGGGCTTAAATTCCGAACTCCACATAACAGCGAAACTTCACATCCGCACAGAATTTAATCTAAAGCCAGTTATTACAAGAGACCATTGCAAATTACAGACTAAAGTTAAAACATAAACTAGCTTTAAACTCGATTGCCTCGATTATGTTCTCGTGTGTCGTTCTGGGGTCTACCGGCAAGTGGCCCTTCGGCCGGGAGCAGCACCCATCCATTCCCATCCCATTTTTAAGCACTTGGTTTGTAGCCTTTAATGATGGTGCAACTGATCAATGCTTCATAAATGTCAGGGTTCCCAccccagcgagttccagattcctgcCACCCTCGGGTCAAAAAGGT contains:
- the LOC119975959 gene encoding histone H2B-like — its product is MPEVVKGGVSRKASKQSLSKVTKKPPKRRRKARKQSYSIYVYRVLTQVHPSTRISSKAMSVMNSFVIDIFERIASEASHLIHYNKRHTISSREIQSAVRLMLPGELAKHAVSEGTKAVTKYTNSV